The following proteins come from a genomic window of Novosphingobium aromaticivorans DSM 12444:
- a CDS encoding L,D-transpeptidase family protein has product MLRHTAAALAILALAACQSEKSDPAPDKSAAAQPAKPAFVVPMASSDPAPGQPAPAEDMPRPVMQAQVVLERLGFAPGIIDGKEGLSTRNAVQGFQEANGIAVSGNFDRATMQALARWSNIPATRLVTIPDDFAHGPFAPLPKEPAAQAKLKALGYASLEEKLAERFHTTPEVLRALNAPPVQQPIASSAAVEATRRTPVIYRAGQQIRVPNVGADAIDPVAVGDQGALETMASLGVGSNQPKAGRIVVSEHAGTLKAFDASNKLVALFTVTTGSEHDPLPLGNWKIYSSSFNPHFRYDASLFWDVPDSKGEHLLPPGPNGPVGVVWIDLSKEHYGIHGTPEPQTIGRTESHGCVRLTNWDAARLALMVDGATKVSFVR; this is encoded by the coding sequence ATGTTACGCCACACAGCTGCCGCGCTCGCCATCCTAGCCCTTGCCGCTTGCCAATCGGAGAAGTCGGACCCCGCTCCCGATAAAAGCGCGGCAGCGCAGCCAGCGAAGCCAGCGTTCGTCGTGCCCATGGCTTCGAGCGATCCTGCGCCCGGCCAGCCCGCACCGGCCGAGGACATGCCGCGGCCGGTGATGCAGGCACAGGTCGTACTCGAACGGCTTGGCTTTGCGCCCGGGATCATCGACGGCAAGGAAGGACTGAGCACTCGAAACGCGGTCCAAGGGTTCCAGGAAGCCAATGGCATTGCCGTCTCTGGCAATTTCGATCGCGCCACGATGCAGGCGCTCGCCCGCTGGTCCAACATACCCGCCACCCGCCTGGTCACCATCCCGGACGATTTCGCGCACGGTCCGTTCGCGCCGTTGCCAAAGGAACCTGCAGCCCAGGCGAAGCTGAAGGCTTTGGGCTACGCCTCGCTCGAGGAAAAGCTCGCCGAGCGCTTTCATACTACGCCTGAAGTGCTGCGCGCTCTCAACGCACCTCCGGTGCAGCAGCCGATTGCGTCAAGCGCTGCGGTGGAGGCAACGAGGCGAACGCCGGTGATCTATCGTGCGGGCCAGCAGATCAGGGTTCCGAATGTCGGCGCCGATGCCATCGATCCTGTGGCGGTCGGGGACCAGGGCGCACTCGAAACCATGGCTTCGCTCGGCGTCGGTTCGAACCAGCCCAAGGCGGGGCGCATCGTTGTGAGTGAACACGCGGGGACGCTGAAAGCCTTCGACGCATCGAACAAGCTTGTCGCGCTTTTCACCGTCACCACCGGTTCCGAACACGATCCGCTGCCGTTGGGGAACTGGAAGATCTACTCTTCCTCGTTCAATCCTCATTTCCGTTATGACGCCAGCCTGTTCTGGGACGTCCCCGACAGCAAGGGCGAGCATCTCCTGCCGCCGGGGCCCAATGGACCGGTGGGTGTAGTGTGGATCGACCTGTCGAAGGAGCACTATGGCATACATGGCACCCCGGAGCCGCAGACCATCGGCCGGACGGAAAGCCACGGCTGCGTCCGCCTCACCAATTGGGATGCCGCGCGGCTCGCGCTCATGGTCGACGGCGCGACGAAGGTTTCATTCGTAAGGTGA
- the thiE gene encoding thiamine phosphate synthase, with the protein MAKLSSELYLISPLDVEGTFPERLERALDAGPVAAFQFRVKDVDEHSAARMAEPLQRICADRDVAFIVNDSISLAKRLGADGVHLGQKDGDVKDARERLGRNAQIGVTCHDSRHLAMDAGEAGADYVAFGAFFPSSTKETKHVAGLDLLEWWQSIFELPCVAIGGITPANCAPLIRAGADFLAVSNAVWDGDEAANVAAFFDAIRANPRITEQ; encoded by the coding sequence ATGGCCAAGCTTTCCTCCGAACTCTACCTGATCTCGCCTCTCGACGTCGAAGGCACCTTTCCAGAGCGACTGGAGCGGGCGCTCGACGCAGGGCCCGTAGCCGCATTCCAGTTTCGCGTGAAGGATGTGGACGAGCATTCCGCTGCGCGCATGGCCGAACCGCTCCAGCGCATCTGTGCCGATCGTGATGTGGCGTTCATCGTCAACGATTCCATAAGCTTGGCAAAGCGCCTGGGCGCCGACGGGGTCCACCTTGGCCAGAAGGATGGTGACGTGAAGGATGCGCGCGAACGTCTTGGGCGCAACGCCCAGATAGGTGTCACCTGTCATGACAGCCGGCACCTTGCGATGGATGCGGGTGAGGCGGGGGCCGATTACGTTGCCTTCGGCGCATTCTTTCCGTCGAGCACCAAGGAAACCAAGCACGTCGCGGGTCTCGATCTGCTCGAATGGTGGCAATCGATCTTCGAACTTCCATGCGTTGCAATTGGCGGCATCACCCCGGCAAATTGTGCCCCGTTGATCCGGGCCGGCGCGGACTTTCTGGCGGTCAGCAATGCCGTGTGGGACGGGGACGAGGCAGCCAATGTAGCGGCCTTCTTCGACGCAATCCGCGCAAACCCGCGCATCACCGAGCAATAA
- a CDS encoding MOSC domain-containing protein produces the protein MSGRLGGIARHDRPRGAVETLDHVSVSRELGVRGDLRGAIRPGKSGRRQVSLIEAESWQAALAALQLSADQWLPWHVRRANLLVEGIRLPREAGKVIAIGSTLRIETTCECDPCSRMDEILPGLKLALMLDWRGGVLGRVLTDGEIAIGDEVRIEE, from the coding sequence ATGAGCGGGCGTCTTGGTGGCATTGCACGGCACGACAGGCCGCGCGGGGCCGTCGAGACGCTCGATCATGTTTCGGTCTCTCGCGAACTCGGCGTTCGCGGTGACCTGCGCGGCGCGATCCGGCCCGGAAAGTCCGGGCGCAGGCAGGTTTCCCTGATCGAAGCCGAAAGTTGGCAGGCCGCGCTCGCCGCCTTGCAGCTTTCCGCCGATCAATGGCTGCCTTGGCACGTTCGCCGGGCCAATCTCCTGGTCGAGGGCATCCGCTTGCCGCGAGAGGCGGGCAAGGTCATTGCCATCGGCTCGACGCTGCGCATCGAGACAACTTGCGAATGCGATCCGTGCAGCCGCATGGACGAAATTCTACCCGGCCTGAAACTCGCGCTGATGCTTGACTGGCGCGGCGGTGTGCTCGGCCGGGTCCTGACAGATGGCGAGATCGCCATCGGCGACGAAGTGAGGATCGAGGAATGA
- a CDS encoding phosphoglycerate kinase — MSFKTLDDIGDLTGKTVLVREDLNVPMQDGAVTDDTRLRATIATLNELSDKGAKVLVLAHFGRPKGQPSEEFSLKKLAAPLAHVLGRPVSYIDWESDKAAVAALTPGAIAVLENTRFFDGEEKNDPAVIERFASLGDIYVNDAFSAAHRAHASTEGLAHVLPAYAGRAMEAELKALQKALGEPERPVAAVVGGAKVSTKLDVLKHLVSKVDHLIIGGGMANTFLAARGVNVGKSLCEHDLTGTAEEILDNADKSGCTVHLPYDVVVSKEFTANPPSLRTCNVHEVAADEMILDVGPAAVEALADVLKTCKTLVWNGPMGAFETEPFDAATVALARTAAALTKEGSLVSVAGGGDTVAALNHAGVVGDFSYISTAGGAFLEWMEGKELPGVAALEG, encoded by the coding sequence ATGAGCTTCAAGACCCTTGACGACATCGGCGACCTGACCGGCAAGACCGTGCTGGTGCGCGAGGACCTCAACGTGCCGATGCAGGACGGCGCGGTCACCGACGACACGCGTCTGCGCGCCACCATCGCGACGCTGAACGAGCTGTCCGACAAGGGCGCGAAGGTGCTCGTGCTGGCGCACTTTGGCCGCCCCAAGGGCCAGCCGTCGGAAGAATTTTCTTTGAAGAAGCTCGCTGCCCCGCTCGCGCACGTACTGGGCCGTCCGGTCAGCTACATCGACTGGGAAAGCGACAAGGCCGCTGTGGCTGCTCTGACGCCCGGTGCGATTGCCGTGCTTGAGAACACCCGCTTCTTCGACGGCGAGGAAAAGAACGACCCAGCCGTGATCGAGCGTTTCGCCAGCCTCGGCGACATTTACGTCAATGATGCCTTTTCCGCCGCCCACCGCGCCCACGCTTCGACCGAAGGCCTGGCACACGTGCTGCCGGCCTATGCAGGCCGCGCCATGGAGGCCGAGCTCAAGGCATTGCAGAAGGCGTTGGGGGAACCCGAACGTCCGGTGGCAGCCGTTGTTGGCGGGGCCAAGGTGTCGACCAAGCTCGACGTGCTCAAGCACCTTGTCAGCAAGGTCGATCACCTGATCATCGGTGGTGGCATGGCCAACACGTTCCTTGCGGCGCGCGGCGTGAACGTGGGCAAGTCGCTGTGCGAACACGACCTTACCGGCACCGCCGAGGAAATTCTCGACAATGCCGACAAGTCGGGCTGCACCGTTCACCTGCCGTACGACGTGGTCGTTTCGAAGGAGTTCACCGCAAACCCGCCGAGCCTGCGGACCTGCAATGTTCATGAGGTCGCTGCAGACGAGATGATCCTCGACGTGGGCCCGGCCGCGGTCGAGGCGCTTGCTGATGTGCTCAAGACCTGCAAGACGCTGGTGTGGAACGGTCCGATGGGGGCGTTCGAGACCGAGCCGTTCGACGCCGCCACCGTGGCGTTGGCGCGCACGGCTGCAGCTCTGACCAAGGAAGGTTCACTCGTGTCGGTGGCGGGCGGGGGCGATACCGTGGCTGCCCTGAACCATGCGGGCGTGGTTGGTGATTTCTCTTACATCTCGACTGCAGGCGGCGCCTTCCTTGAGTGGATGGAAGGAAAGGAATTGCCCGGCGTCGCGGCGCTGGAAGGATAG
- a CDS encoding fructose bisphosphate aldolase produces the protein MNTTEMTAKMASGDGFIAALDQSGGSTPKALKGYGIEEGAWNSEEEMFGLIHEMRARIIRSAAFDGSKVIGAILFERTMDGAVDGKPVPAALIEKGVVPFIKIDKGLEDEANGVQLMKPMPTLDDLLMRSKALGVYGTKERSVINSANREGIAAVVAQQFEVGKQVLSHGMMPIIEPEVNIKSETRAECDAILLDEILKNLDALPEGTQVMLKLSLPVVAGTFDPLVSHPKVLRVVALSGGYKRPEACVELAKNNGIIASFSRALLEDLRHQMSDAEFDAALGAAIDEIYTGSTQKTLVAA, from the coding sequence ATGAACACGACCGAAATGACCGCGAAGATGGCCTCTGGCGATGGTTTCATTGCCGCTCTCGACCAGTCAGGCGGTTCGACGCCGAAGGCGCTCAAGGGCTACGGCATCGAAGAGGGGGCCTGGAATTCCGAAGAGGAAATGTTCGGCCTGATCCACGAGATGCGCGCCCGTATTATCCGTTCGGCCGCATTCGACGGCAGCAAGGTCATCGGAGCCATCCTGTTCGAGCGCACGATGGACGGGGCGGTCGACGGCAAGCCGGTCCCCGCTGCGCTGATCGAAAAGGGCGTCGTGCCCTTCATCAAGATCGACAAGGGCCTCGAGGATGAGGCGAACGGCGTCCAGCTCATGAAGCCGATGCCTACCCTCGACGACCTGCTCATGCGGTCCAAGGCTCTCGGTGTCTACGGGACCAAGGAGCGCTCGGTCATCAATTCGGCCAATCGCGAAGGCATTGCAGCCGTGGTCGCGCAGCAGTTCGAAGTGGGCAAGCAGGTCCTGTCGCACGGCATGATGCCGATCATCGAGCCCGAGGTGAACATCAAGAGCGAGACCCGCGCCGAATGCGACGCGATCCTGCTCGACGAGATCCTGAAGAACCTCGACGCGCTGCCTGAAGGCACCCAGGTCATGCTCAAGCTCTCGCTGCCGGTCGTTGCTGGCACTTTCGATCCGCTGGTCTCGCACCCCAAGGTTTTGCGCGTCGTGGCGCTTTCGGGCGGATACAAGCGCCCCGAAGCGTGCGTCGAACTTGCGAAGAACAATGGCATCATCGCCAGCTTCAGCCGTGCGCTCCTCGAAGATCTGCGGCATCAGATGAGCGATGCGGAATTCGACGCTGCGCTGGGCGCGGCAATTGACGAGATTTACACTGGCTCGACGCAGAAGACGCTCGTCGCTGCCTGA
- the gap gene encoding type I glyceraldehyde-3-phosphate dehydrogenase, which yields MAIKVAINGFGRIGRNVARAILERPDCGLELVSINDLADAKANALLFKRDSVHGAFSGEVSVDGNDLIVNGKRIQVTAERDPANLPHGANGIDIALECTGFFTNRDGGQKHLDAGAKRVLISAPAKNVDLTVVYGVNHDKLTGDHKIVSNASCTTNCLAPMAKVLHESIGIERGLMTTIHSYTNDQKILDQIHSDPRRARAAAMNMIPTSTGAAVAVGEVLPDLKGKLDGSSIRVPTPNVSVVDLTFTPKRDTSVEEVNGLLKAAAEGALKGVLGYTDEPLVSIDFNHDPHSSTIDSLETAVLEGKLVRVLSWYDNEWGFSNRMLDTAGAMAKFL from the coding sequence ATGGCGATCAAGGTTGCGATCAACGGTTTCGGACGCATCGGGCGCAATGTGGCCCGCGCCATTCTCGAACGTCCCGATTGCGGGCTCGAACTGGTTTCGATCAACGACCTGGCCGACGCCAAGGCTAACGCCCTGCTGTTCAAGCGCGACAGCGTCCATGGCGCGTTCTCGGGCGAAGTCTCGGTCGATGGCAACGACCTGATCGTCAACGGCAAGCGCATCCAGGTGACTGCCGAGCGCGACCCGGCCAACCTGCCGCACGGAGCCAACGGCATTGACATCGCGCTGGAATGCACCGGCTTTTTCACCAATCGCGATGGCGGCCAGAAGCACCTCGACGCCGGCGCCAAGCGCGTTCTGATTTCCGCTCCGGCAAAGAACGTCGACCTGACGGTCGTCTATGGCGTGAACCACGACAAGCTGACCGGCGATCACAAGATCGTCTCCAACGCGTCGTGCACCACCAACTGCCTCGCGCCGATGGCCAAGGTCCTGCATGAATCGATCGGGATCGAGCGTGGTCTGATGACCACGATCCATTCGTACACCAACGACCAGAAGATCCTCGACCAGATCCACAGCGATCCGCGCCGCGCCCGCGCAGCCGCGATGAACATGATCCCCACCAGCACCGGCGCCGCCGTTGCAGTGGGTGAAGTTCTGCCCGACCTCAAGGGCAAGCTTGACGGTTCGTCGATCCGCGTCCCGACCCCGAACGTCTCGGTCGTGGACCTTACCTTCACGCCGAAGCGCGACACCTCGGTCGAGGAAGTCAACGGTCTCCTCAAGGCGGCTGCCGAAGGCGCACTCAAGGGCGTGCTTGGCTACACCGACGAACCGCTGGTTTCGATCGACTTTAACCACGATCCGCATTCGTCGACCATCGACAGCCTTGAGACTGCCGTGCTCGAAGGCAAGCTGGTCCGCGTCCTGTCGTGGTACGACAACGAGTGGGGCTTCTCCAACCGCATGCTCGACACGGCGGGCGCAATGGCGAAGTTCCTCTGA
- a CDS encoding OPT family oligopeptide transporter: MTTGSGPRELTIRGIVLGAILTVVFTAANVYLGLRIGLTFATSIPAAVISMAVLRAFSGATIQENNIVQTIASSAGTLSAIVFVLPGLVMVGWWADFPYWESVAVIAVGGVLGVMYSVPLRRALVTGSDLPYPEGVAAAEVLKVGAGVGGEEENRKGLAAVTAGGLLAALYPLLAKMKLAAEEVGGVFKVGTGGSMLFGGLSLALVGVGHLVGIAVGIAMLVGIVISFGVLLPQFTTGGPPVGTELADFVGTVFRQKIRFIGAGTIGVAAIWTLLRVIGPIVRGIASAIAANRARKGAGIASLDLAERDIPIGIVGGTILLAMVPIALLLADFAVGGPVAAALGMTLIASVVYVLVAGIVIASVCGYMAGLIGASNSPISGVGILAALGISLLLLALFGQATNPDDTKALVAFALFVTAIVFGVATISNDNLQDLKTGQLVGATPWRQQIALVLGVLFGALVIPPILDLLNSTFGFQGAPGAGENALSAPQAALISAIAQGVLGGSLDWNLVGLGAAIGAGVILVDELLKRSGNRSLPPLAVGMGMYLPTQVTMLVIAGTVLGHLYNRWALRQSSPELAERMGVLTATGLIVGDSLFNIAYAAIVAATDNPDALAVVDGFPASLPLGVAVFAAIIAYAYWRMRRDGGNPA, encoded by the coding sequence ATGACTACAGGTTCGGGACCCCGGGAACTGACGATCAGGGGCATCGTCCTCGGCGCGATCCTTACTGTCGTATTCACTGCCGCTAACGTCTATCTCGGCCTCCGGATCGGCCTGACCTTTGCGACGTCCATACCAGCCGCGGTCATTTCCATGGCCGTCCTGCGCGCGTTTTCCGGGGCAACCATCCAGGAAAACAATATCGTCCAGACCATTGCAAGTTCCGCAGGTACGTTGTCGGCAATCGTCTTCGTGCTGCCCGGTCTTGTCATGGTGGGATGGTGGGCCGACTTTCCCTATTGGGAGTCGGTCGCGGTCATTGCGGTCGGCGGCGTGCTTGGCGTGATGTATTCGGTGCCGCTGCGCCGTGCTCTCGTTACGGGATCGGACCTCCCCTATCCGGAAGGCGTCGCCGCGGCCGAAGTGCTGAAGGTCGGCGCTGGCGTTGGCGGAGAAGAGGAAAACCGCAAGGGCCTCGCCGCCGTGACTGCGGGCGGCCTGCTTGCCGCGCTCTATCCGCTCCTCGCCAAGATGAAACTCGCGGCCGAGGAAGTTGGCGGGGTGTTCAAGGTCGGGACCGGAGGCTCGATGCTGTTCGGCGGCCTGTCGCTCGCGCTCGTCGGAGTGGGCCATCTGGTGGGCATCGCGGTGGGCATTGCCATGCTCGTCGGCATCGTGATTAGCTTCGGCGTCCTTCTCCCCCAGTTCACCACCGGGGGGCCGCCGGTCGGGACAGAACTGGCCGATTTTGTCGGCACGGTGTTTCGCCAGAAAATCCGTTTCATCGGCGCTGGCACCATTGGCGTTGCAGCCATCTGGACGCTGCTGCGCGTAATCGGCCCCATCGTGCGCGGCATTGCATCGGCCATCGCAGCAAATCGCGCGCGGAAGGGCGCCGGCATCGCCAGTCTCGACCTGGCCGAACGGGACATTCCAATTGGTATCGTGGGCGGCACGATCCTGCTTGCGATGGTGCCCATTGCACTGCTTCTCGCCGACTTTGCGGTCGGAGGCCCCGTCGCCGCCGCGCTCGGCATGACGCTTATCGCTTCGGTCGTCTACGTGCTGGTCGCTGGCATCGTGATTGCTTCTGTCTGTGGCTACATGGCCGGTTTGATCGGCGCTTCGAACAGCCCTATCTCGGGTGTTGGTATCCTTGCCGCGCTCGGTATTTCCCTGCTTCTGCTCGCCCTGTTCGGGCAAGCGACCAATCCCGACGATACCAAGGCGCTAGTCGCATTTGCGCTATTCGTCACGGCAATCGTCTTCGGCGTAGCCACGATTTCGAACGACAACCTTCAGGATCTCAAGACCGGTCAGCTCGTCGGCGCGACGCCATGGCGCCAACAGATAGCTCTGGTCCTCGGCGTCCTGTTCGGTGCGTTGGTCATCCCGCCGATCCTCGACCTTCTCAATTCCACTTTCGGGTTCCAGGGCGCTCCGGGGGCAGGGGAGAACGCGCTGTCGGCACCCCAGGCCGCACTCATCTCCGCTATTGCGCAGGGTGTTCTTGGCGGCAGTCTCGACTGGAACCTCGTCGGCCTCGGCGCTGCGATCGGTGCCGGCGTCATCCTCGTGGACGAACTGCTAAAGCGCTCGGGCAATCGGTCCCTTCCTCCACTCGCGGTGGGAATGGGCATGTACCTGCCAACGCAGGTGACGATGCTGGTCATCGCAGGCACGGTGCTGGGACACCTCTACAATCGCTGGGCCCTGCGTCAGTCCTCGCCCGAGCTTGCGGAGCGCATGGGCGTCCTGACGGCTACCGGTCTTATCGTCGGTGACAGCCTGTTCAACATCGCCTACGCCGCCATCGTCGCGGCGACCGACAATCCCGATGCGCTGGCTGTAGTTGACGGCTTCCCGGCAAGCTTGCCGCTGGGCGTGGCGGTTTTTGCCGCGATCATCGCCTATGCATACTGGCGGATGCGGCGGGACGGAGGCAACCCCGCCTAG